A stretch of the Panicum virgatum strain AP13 chromosome 9N, P.virgatum_v5, whole genome shotgun sequence genome encodes the following:
- the LOC120687821 gene encoding mucin-12-like isoform X11 yields MDHDDSDFQSQNFQLVGEDSNRFPSGLRPFALPKLDIEDQLQGHLRFDNLIDSEAFFSVQGHESNWIEVLSTGSSVVDFSSSAAESCSKTNNVWSEATSTESVEMLLKSVGEIETTGNMDSNAHLQLSAMDSQIDQSNVHPDSTSSPTDSTVVPTEKDQSQSTHSRMTDGPDHSQSTHSRMAADPSNTDPQLERFAPFLMDKKSEQAAASVAEKCIASEKLSSSINTSGSCPAVGGYFEGVQDDLSLDKLNVPSAEVNSRNLNNEPFTGLAPLQNIYVTDSYHFEQDNKESEVDVAPQDSEVCHFNENKVEGGLTESLGTVNLSSQVSNETLLPESSDGLLEAITNPLKLHRSDGTCNIVNSTLQLSFSPVQHETEGLSSSVDRSNELIINEFGVSSNSAPSHRSEADSRNSNPHLVSSLSPKRKVADATGVPEETMNAGANSTNISCTGDESKLEVLEHNKDSVDNLESGAMEEKTMDKIPVVSGNMEQMVENNHEENASGATDTSKDKVESSDSIAPENSSADAFNASEDPKIPSINHEGSFNECDTPGIEEEPESSHLVLSTSGPHEKMSAPVISSSSGIGITSTTVTDTFGTPADKNGCSIGVSAADSSALPDERDLIVSTMNHEVPSKEGAKSALGDEDNNVISPGSEPGGVMSAVPVDSNTDVYGSTVSVAKKEEYTEQANSLGGSTTAETQDKSGNHPDASSPKCQTDKSLIQGEQHTDPATPPALGISSGNVAEKVVETPQNASNDLNARVQADAVLNHGTDHSPGTVTSQGKVGSSIVEPGNGNGIRTSATCGSPSVISCSEPSPQEGGQGSNALLHHTPLDVQSGDPKDCEANADAAQSSKQCSTRNLESALGSEETNTAGGDRSFSFEVGAPPNASEKAHSPVWSPFPRYTASQSTEMTPENPQPGSSLKSISDVSKETSIAKAGKEQLSERKVAESAGGPSDNSNIGDSTKSSSSPPEKSQQHPTPEPSDLVKFPFTDPQHLQLRAQIFVYGALIQGTPPGEAYMVAAFGESGGGGKPTWEAAWRAALERFQYQKSLYTGLETPTSSRIGSSVPDKANKSTAVRTAPASKKGGKTVVPAHSTATLHGTFSVPLGSSTFNLQRGTHLDFSQAVSPFTYNSHMRQSSPGVAPWYTQSPGPRPAPWLIPPQNLIFDSSMQAAGPTNETAKGASSKIISISHTVSPVLVPPSSAPSIVSSAAVVNDEKQKAPASSSKKGTASQKPRKRKKASASPEQQSVIASPQLKADVTSSIPATNHTSGFTLSTHSPSNALVSRVVPNTGQLTSIPNYQITGGMDSEQGIIFSEQIRSAIEQSTVQAKGASMHSVEAVRHKEGIWSHLSTISKNKLPREVEEKLTSAAAAAEAAVSVAKAAAEAAKMASEAALQAKMMAEEALSSSTSLKSMHHEAGEVGISSNPPGQSSSTPASSLKSKENSRTPGSILSVARKAARKRVEEASAATKRAENLDAILKAAEFAAEAVFRAGTIIGMGEPLPFTLRELLEAGPDGYWKSESVRNKAGSGNHNPVTETLEVDAPANFSKSGRKRGRKPKYDQALPNSEPSSSGKELLPEGIHSGHGVEDVPTTMALDSNKNSTAPVNIIWNGIEKGSAVEVLSDKGGFGVAWFSAKVVDINENNTFVSYHNHNGTGPHEEQVPLRQDGDKPPQIRLPYPATLSKFKTRKRRRETAGSCLWVIGDHVDAWVNDSSWREGVIAQNYEGDETKYVVQFSVGGGGESLVVDAWNLRPSRVWKDGQWTEWSSARERKSKSNKGDSPLEKRQRTDLLQAGGDLSTVGEAGGPSKDKNTNNTKKPEELKQLALSQEEMVFNVGKSVVENKSDALAFKRPGLQKEGSKVVYGVPKHGKKKKFMEVSKHYDVGQSDKISEGNASSRFAKHSMPQLPRPRENTSKVDHNRGRRVAEMRSRIPKPTKSQNVAANSVPDEDSLPKSIPNSGVSERSFTLAESNTSTSNTKKPTVEKNNSALGTGPRTVVPSVSEMQPAYTDPTSKQNVSTNNRAKRKYVPPVGNVNRSTLRTCEKTSSDSGEPQRTSSDSAEPRRSNRRIQPTSRLLEGLQSSLIISKVPGEKVPRSNYKSASSRGRAHG; encoded by the exons ATGGATCATGATGATAGCGATTTTCAGAGCCAAAACTTTCAACTAGTTGGTGAAGACAGTAACAGGTTCCCTTCAGGTTTGCGGCCATTTGCACTCCCAAAACTTGATATCGAGGACCAGCTACAAGGCCATCTTCGATTTGATAATTTGATAGATTCAGAAGCATTTTTCAGCGTGCAAGGGCACGAGAGTAATTGGATTGAGGTTTTGTCTACCGGAAGCAGTGTTGTTGATTTTAGTTCCAGTGCTGCTGAATCGTGCTCGAAAACTAATAATGTCTGGTCAGAGGCAACATCCACAGAATCTGTGGAAATGTTATTGAAATCAGTGGGAGAAATTGAGACAACTGGTAACATGGACAGTAATGCACACCTTCAGTTAAGTGCTATGGACAGCCAAATCGATCAGTCGAACGTGCATCCTGATTCCACTAGCTCTCCAACAGATAGTACTGTAGTGCCAACCGAAAAAGATCAGTCTCAGAGCACTCATTCTAGAATGACTGATGGTCCTGATCATTCTCAGAGTACTCATTCTAGAATGGCTGCTGACCCTTCAAACACCGATCCCCAGCTTGAGCGTTTTGCTCCTTTCTTGATGGACAAGAAATCTGAGCAGGCAGCAGCTTCTGTTGCTGAGAAGTGCATAGCAAGTGAGAAGCTGTCCTCTTCAATTAACACATCAGGAAGCTGCCCAGCTGTTGGCGGCTATTTTGAAGGAGTTCAGGACGACCTTTCTCTGGACAAACTCAATGTACCCTCCGCCGAAGTAAATTCTAGGAACTTGAATAATGAACCTTTCACAGGGTTGGCTCCCCTTCAGAACATATATGTCACTGATTCATATCACTTTGAACAGGATAATAAAGAATCGGAGGTTGATGTTGCACCTCAGGATTCGGAGGTATGCCATTTTAATGAAAATAAAGTTGAAGGAGGACTAACTGAGTCTTTGGGCACTGTGAACTTGTCCAGTCAGGTTAGCAATGAAACTCTATTGCCAGAAAGTTCTGATGGATTGCTAGAGGCCATTACAAATCCACTTAAGCTGCACAGAAGTGATGGTACTTGTAATATAGTCAACAGCACTCTTCAACTATCTTTTTCCCCAGTGCAACATGAAACTGAAGGTCTGAGTAGTTCAGTTGACAGGAGCAATGAACTCATCATCAACGAGTTTGGTGTTAGTTCAAATTCTGCTCCATCTCACCGATCTGAGGCAGACTCACGAAATTCTAATCCTCATCTTGTCAGTTCTCTGTCTCCCAAAAGAAAGGTTGCTGACGCCACTGGTGTTCCTGAAGAAACAATGAATGCTGGAGCCAATAGTACAAATATCAGCTGTACTGGTGATGAATCAAAACTTGAAGTATTGGAGCACAATAAAGATTCTGTTGATAACCTAGAAAGTGGTGCCATGGAAGAAAAGACAATGGATAAAATACCTGTAGTTTCAGGAAATATGGAGCAAATGGTGGAAAATAACCATGAAGAAAATGCTAGTGGTGCTACAGACACATCAAAAGATAAGGTTGAATCTTCTGACAGTATTGCACCCGAAAACTCTTCAGCTGACGCTTTCAATGCTTCAGAGGATCCAAAAATTCCCTCAATAAATCATGAGGGGTCATTCAATGAATGTGATACTCCTGGTATAGAAGAGGAGCCTGAAAGCTCGCATTTGGTCCTTTCTACTTCTGGGCCTCATGAGAAAATGTCAGCACCGGTGATCAGTTCAAGCAGTGGCATTGGCATCACTTCTACCACTGTTACTGACACTTTCGGTACTCCAGCAGATAAAAATGGCTGTTCAATAGGTGTTTCTGCTGCTGATTCTTCTGCTTTACCAGATGAGAGGGATTTGATTGTGTCCACGATGAATCATGAGGTGCCATCCAAGGAAGGTGCTAAATCCGCTTTAGGAGATGAGGACAACAATGTTATTTCTCCTGGCTCTGAACCAGGTGGGGTAATGTCAGCTGTGCCTGTGGACTCAAACACTGATGTTTATGGTAGTACTGTTTCTGTTGCAAAAAAGGAGGAATACACAGAGCAGGCTAATTCTCTGGGTGGTTCAACCACAGCAGAAACTCAGGATAAATCAG GTAACCATCCAGATGCTTCTTCACCAAAATGCCAGACTGATAAATCTTTGATACAAGGTGAGCAACATACAGATCCAGCCACACCACCTGCATTAGGTATCTCAAGTGGCAATGTTGCTGAAAAGGTTGTAGAAACTCCCCAAAATGCAAGCAATGATTTGAATGCACGTGTGCAAG caGATGCAGTATTAAATCATGGTACAGATCATAGTCCTGGTACTGTTACTTCCCAGGGCAAGGTAGGCTCAAGCATAGTGGAACCTGGCAATGGTAATGGAATCCGTACCAGTGCTACATGTGGCTCCCCTTCAGTGATTAGTTGCTCCGAACCCTCTCCCCAGGAAGGTGGACAGGGCAGCAACGCACTACTTCATCATACACCACTAGATGTGCAGTCTGGGGATCCAAAAGATTGTGAAGCCAATGCTGATGCTGCTCAGAGCTCAAAACAATGTTCTACCAGAAATTTAGAATCTGCTCTTGGTTCTGAGGAGACTAATACAGCAGGAGGTGATAGAAGCTTCTCATTCGAGGTGGGAGCTCCACCAAATGCTTCTGAGAAAGCTCATAGCCCTGTTTGGAGCCCGTTCCCTAGATACACAGCTTCTCAGAGTACCGAG ATGACCCCAGAAAATCCTCAACCTGGAAGTTCATTGAAGAGTATCAGTGATGTTAGTAAGGAAACATCTATTGCAAAAGCTGGTAAAGAACAGCTGTCAGAAAGGAAAGTGGCTGAAAGTGCTGGGGGCCCGTCAGACAACTCTAACATTGGTGATAGCACTAAGAGTAGCAGTTCACCGCCAGAGAAGTCACAGCAGCATCCAACCCCTGAGCCTTCTG ATTTGGTGAAGTTTCCATTCACAGATCCACAGCATTTGCAGCTACGTGCACAGATTTTTGTTTATGGAGCTCTTAT TCAAGGAACACCACCAGGAGAGGCTTACATGGTGGCAGCTTTCGGAGAGTCTG GTGGTGGTGGTAAACCTACATGGGAGGCAGCTTGGCGAGCTGCTCTTGAAAGATTTCAGTACCAAAAATCACTTTATACTGGTTTAGAGACCCCTACAAGTTCACGTATAG GTAGTTCCGTGCCTGACAAAGCTAATAAGAGTACAGCAGTTAGAACTGCCCCAGCTAGCAAAAAGGGTGGGAAAACTGTGGTACCAGCACATTCTACTGCAACCCTGCACGGAACTTTTAGTGTGCCTCTTGGTAGTTCTACGTTTAACCTGCAACGAGGTACTCATCTGGACTTTAGCCAGGCAGTATCACCATTTACATATAATTCACACATGAGGCAGTCGTCTCCTGGTGTTGCCCCCTGGTATACTCAGAGCCCTGGACCACGTCCTGCACCCTGGCTGATTCCACCACAAAACTTAATTTTTGATTCATCGATGCAAGCAGCTGGTCCTACAAATGAAACTGCAAAGGGGGCATCATCCAAAATCATATCCATTTCGCATACTGTTTCGCCTGTTTTAGTTCCACCTAGTTCGGCACCTTCTATTGTTTCTTCAGCGGCGGTTGTGAATGATGAAAAACAGAAGGCACCAGCTTCTAGCTCTAAGAAGGGAACAGCATCACAAAagccaagaaaaagaaagaaagcttCAGCAAGTCCAGAACAGCAATCTGTCATTGCCTCCCCTCAGCTCAAAGCAGACGTTACGTCTTCTATTCCTGCCACTAACCACACATCAGGATTCACTTTATCTACCCATTCTCCAAGTAATGCTTTGGTTAGTAGGGTTGTTCCTAACACAGGTCAGCTCACCTCTATACCTAACTACCAGATCACTGGTGGTATGGATAGTGAGCAAGGAATCATCTTTTCGGAACAGATCCGGAGTGCAATAGAACAATCAACTGTACAAGCGAAAGGTGCAAGTATGCACTCAGTGGAGGCAGTTAGGCATAAAGAAGGCATATGGAGCCATCTATCCACAATCTCAAAAAACAAGTTACCTCGTGAAGTTGAAGAGAAGCTTACCtcagctgcagctgctgctgaagCAGCAGTTTCTGTTGCAAAGGCAGCTGCAGAAGCTGCCAAGATGGCATCAGAGGCTGCATTGCAGGCGAAGATGATGGCAGAGGAAGCACTTAGCTCTTCTACATCTCTAAAGTCCATGCATCATGAAGCTGGTGAAGTTGGTATCAGTAGCAATCCACCTGGCCAGTCAAGTTCAACACCAGCATCATCTCTGAAAAGTAAGGAGAACAGTCGTACCCCGGGTTCCATCCTTTCAGTGGCACGGAAGGCTGCTAGAAAGAGGGTTGAAGAGGCATCTGCAGCTACAAAACGTGCAGAAAACTTGGATGCCATACTGAAAGCTGCGGAGTTCGCTGCGGAGGCTGTGTTCAGAGCTGGAACTATTATTGGAATGGGTGAACCACTACCTTTTACTCTAAGGGAGCTTTTAGAAGCTGGCCCGGATGGCTACTGGAAGTCTGAGAGTGTGAGGAATAAAGCTGGAAGTGGTAATCACAATCCAGTAACAGAAACATTGGAGGTAGATGCACCTGCTAATTTCAGTAAATCTGGCAGAAAGCGTGGTCGGAAACCTAAGTATGATCAAGCACTACCAAATTCGGAGCCATCTTCAAGTGGCAAAGAATTGCTGCCAGAAGGAATACACTCAG GACATGGGGTTGAAGATGTTCCCACCACTATGGCACTTGATAGTAACAAAAATAGTACAGCACCAGTAAACATTATCTGGAATGGCATTGAAAAGGGATCTGCTGTTGAG GTCTTATCTGACAAGGGTGGGTTTGGAGTAGCTTGGTTTTCTGCCAAGGTTGTTGATATAAATGAAAATAACACATTTGTCAGCTATCACAACCACAACG GAACTGGTCCTCATGAAGAACAGGTGCCATTGAGACAAGATGGGGATAAACCGCCTCAAATACGTCTTCCTTACCCTGCTACCCTTTCTAAATTCAAAACTAGGAAACGTCGCAGGGAAACAGCAGGGAGTTGTTTATGGGTTATTGGAGATCACGTAGATGCTTGGGTCAATGATAG CAGTTGGCGTGAGGGAGTTATTGCTCAGAATTATGAGGGTGATGAGACAAAGTATGTTGTACAATTTTCAG ttggaggtggtggtgaGTCATTAGTTGTTGATGCTTGGAATCTTCGTCCATCACGTGTTTGGAAAGATGGTCAATGGACAGAGTGGTCCAGCGCAAGAGAAAGGAAATCTAAATCTAATAAG GGTGATTCACCTCTTGAGAAACGCCAAAGGACAGACCTGCTTCAAGCAGGTGGCGATCTATCTACTGTTGGTGAAGCAGGGGGTCCCTCCAAGGATAAGAATACTAACAATACAAAAAAGCCGGAGGAGCTAAAGCAATTGGCTTTGTCTCAGGAGGAAATGGTTTTCAACGTTGGGAAGAGTGTAGTTGAAAATAAATCTGATGCTCTTGCATTCAAACGGCCTGGATTGCAGAAAGAAGGATCAAAGGTTGTCTACGGTGTTCCAAAACatggaaagaagaagaagtttaTGGAAGTAAGCAAACATTATGATGTAGGCCAATCTGACAAGATTTCCGAGGGCAATGCATCTAGCAGATTTGCAAAACATTCAATGCCACAATTGCCAAGACCGCGTGAAAATACCTCCAAAGTTGATCACAATAGAGGAAGGAGAGTAGCTGAGATGAGGTCTAGAATACCTAAACCCACAAAGTCACAGAATGTTGCAGCTAACAGTGTTCCTGATGAGGATTCCTTGCCCAAGTCCATTCCAAATTCTGGTGTTTCTGAAAGGAGTTTTACTTTAGCAGAAAGTAACACAAGCACCTCGAACACCAAGAAGCCCACTGTAGAAAAAAATAATTCTGCGTTGGGCACGGGCCCTAGAACTGTAGTTCCTTCTGTTTCTGAAATGCAACCGGCATATACTGATCCTACTTCCAAGCAGAATGTGTCCACTAACAATCGAGCTAAAAGGAAATATGTTCCTCCTGTGGGTAACGTGAACAGAAGTACGCTTAGAACCTGTGAAAAGACTAGTTCTGATTCTGGTGAGCCCCAAAGGACTAGTTCTGATTCTGCTGAACCCAGACGATCTAACCGGCGAATTCAACCAACTTCGAGG TTACTAGAGGGTTTGCAAAGTTCCCTCATAATCTCCAAAGTTCCTGGGGAGAAGGTTCCAAGGAGCAATTACAAAAGTGCTTCGTCAAGAG GGAGAGCTCATGGCTGA